ATCACCGCTTCTTGCAGGGCGCGTTTCATTCTGGGAATGGCCTGCTCGCGGGTCTCGTGCCACACGATCAATTTGCCGATCAGCGAGTCGTAGTGCGGCGGAATGACGTAGCCCTCGTAGATGTGGCTATCGACCCGCACGCCGGGGCCGCCGGGAAAGTAGACCTCCTCGATCTTGCCCGCCGCCGGGCGAAAATCCTTGTCGGGGTCCTCGGCGTTGAGGCGGCACTCGATGGCGTGGCCGCGCAGCACGATGTCGTCCTGCGTCAGCGCCAGCCCCTCGCCCGCCGCGATCTGAAGCTGCATCTTCACGAAATCCAGGCCCGAGATCATCTCGGAAACGCAGTGCTCAACCTGAATACGGGTGTTCATCTCCATGAAGTAAAAGCCGCCGTCACGGTCCACGATGAATTCCAGCGTCCCAGCCCCAGCGTAGTTGACATGCTTGGCGAGGCGCACACCCGCGTCCAGAATCTCCTGGCGCAGGGTGGCGGGCAGGTTACTGGGCGCTTCCTCAATGAGTTTCTGGTTGCGGCGCTGAATCGAGCAGTCACGCTCGCCGATGTGGATGACGTGGCCCTGTCCGTCGCCCATCACCTGCACCTCGACGTGCCGGAATTCTTCCAGAAACTTCTCCATGATAATGGCCGGGTCGCTGAAATACAGCCGCGCTTCTTCCTGCGCTTGGGCGAAGGCGGACTTGAGCTCGTCCTGGGTGCGCACGATTTTCTGGCCGCGCCCGCCGCCGCCCGCGCTGGCCTTGAGCAGCACCGGGTAGCCGATCTGCTTGGCCGCCAGCAGCGCCGCGTCGGTGCCTTCCAGCACACCCGTCCCCGGCACCACTGGCACATTACTCAGCGCTGCAATTTCGCGTCCACCCGCTTTTGACCCCAGCGCCCGCATGCTCTCGGGGGTGGGACCGATAAAGACGATGCCGTGCTCGCGGCACATCTCGGCGAAATCAGGGTTCTCGGCCATGAAGCCGTAGCCGGGGTGAATGGCCTCGGCCCCGGTCATCAGCGCCGCCGAGAGGATATTGGGAATGTTGAGGTAGGAGGCGCTGGAGGCGGCGGGACCGACACACACCGACTCGTCGGCCAGCAGCACCGGCAGGCTGGCCTCGTCGGCCTGCGAGTAGACCACGACGGTCTGAATGCCCATCTCGCGGGCCGTCCGCATGATCCTGAGGGCGATCTCGCCCCGGTTGGCAATGAG
This portion of the Deinococcus rubellus genome encodes:
- the accC gene encoding acetyl-CoA carboxylase biotin carboxylase subunit, with product MFKKILIANRGEIALRIMRTAREMGIQTVVVYSQADEASLPVLLADESVCVGPAASSASYLNIPNILSAALMTGAEAIHPGYGFMAENPDFAEMCREHGIVFIGPTPESMRALGSKAGGREIAALSNVPVVPGTGVLEGTDAALLAAKQIGYPVLLKASAGGGGRGQKIVRTQDELKSAFAQAQEEARLYFSDPAIIMEKFLEEFRHVEVQVMGDGQGHVIHIGERDCSIQRRNQKLIEEAPSNLPATLRQEILDAGVRLAKHVNYAGAGTLEFIVDRDGGFYFMEMNTRIQVEHCVSEMISGLDFVKMQLQIAAGEGLALTQDDIVLRGHAIECRLNAEDPDKDFRPAAGKIEEVYFPGGPGVRVDSHIYEGYVIPPHYDSLIGKLIVWHETREQAIPRMKRALQEAVIGGPKTTIPLYIRIMDNPFYKRGAVMTNFLKTRMDM